DNA from Brassica napus cultivar Da-Ae chromosome C4, Da-Ae, whole genome shotgun sequence:
GCCCTTTGGATGCCAAAGTCTTGGTTGATGCTGCCACTGAACCTGAATCATTCCTATGGAGACCTGCGAGTAACATGTGCACAATGAAGGAAGCTGTTGGCCATGTCATTGCATGGCCTAAGAACAAATGTGTTGAGCTAGGTGTAGGGCTTGAACCAGAAGACATTGCACCACTGGTAATGGTATTTCTTACTCATTGTCATAGTAATTAAGGTTATGATTTTGCGTTTGATGAGATTGTTTTCCGAATGTGTTTGACATGGATCGAAAGTAAACTCTCTCAACAAATGCACACTACTGGATTTGTCTGATGATGCTGTAATTGTTGCTGAAGGCCGTTGGCAGACACAAGAAGCAAAAGCATTGGTTAATGGTATTCCTCTCGGACCAAAAGCGGTAAAAATCTTCTTAGATGTGGTACTTGAATCAGGGACATATTTGTGGAGGCCAACGATGGATCTGGCATACCTTGACGACTGCCTACACTCTTTTATATCATGGCCTGCTAGCAAAGTTGTCTTTCAGAACCCACCAGAAGCAACTAGACAACAGTCTCCTACTCCAAACACTGCTTCTTCAGTAGGAAACACAAGAGAGACTGGTATAAAAGTAGCATTTTTAGCTTCTAAGTCTCCCACtggaaaaaatgagaaaaacacTGCAAAGTCAGGAGCAACAAATATGGTAACACCTTTGGCTTCCTGTTTTATCAATGATCAAGTTATATATTAATTCTGCATTTTAAATCTTTTCAGCTTGTTCAAGGATCTGATTCTATAAAACCGAATCAGAAGTGCAAACTGATGGACATTGGTGGGAGGAAACAAGTGGTAGCTGAAGGTCGTGTGCATTCGACAGACCAAGATCAAATGGTCCACTTTGTACGCTTGGGTCCGAAAGCGGCTAGAGTTTGGGTGGATGCAGTGATCGTAGATGATGCACAAGTTTGGAGGAAATCTGATGAAATAGAGAGTTTGAAAGATGCACATGGTTCATCTATCGCATGGCCGATTGTTAAATTGGTCATCTTTTAAGCTGTAAGTGTTGTGCTTTGTGGTTAAACCTGCATATGTATGTTCTTAACTGATGACAGTTTTTCTTGTTGCAGTTTGCAAGGGGGAACGAAGAACTTAGGTCCAGACTTAGCTAGTTTAAGCTAGGCTAATCAACTTGATGTATTATATTATCTCTTATGACTATGCTTTGTGTTTTGAAGCTGGTGTAATGACTTATGTATTAGCTACATATTTTATGAATGGATTTGCAGTCTTATGGCGTTTTTATGTAGAAATTAGATTATCAAAACAACCAAATCATAGCATTCagataaaataacaatagctaaagaaaacaattataatCGCAAATCATagcattttaaatttaatacaaaataaactattataataaattcgaagctattaaaaatattagtaatagcACATATCAACTGCAATTATCAAAATATGTTATTGCTATCGTAGAAGTCCTTAGCATGGCACGAAATATGTATCGTAATcaatttgtaacaaaaataacTCGTGCCATATCATCGTTAATAATATCAACCACATATTGCTATCGTATATGCACATTTCGTAGCGTCACGGAAAAACGCTATCGTAGAAGGGGTATTTATGATGGCTGCCGTATACGTAGCATTTATGAATTCgctattaaacatctaatatagCATAAAACTCGCGCTAACAATgtacatatttcttgtagtgttttcttatttttaagtggtttagattttcttaatttcctttttagtttttttagtttaagcTGATATTATCATTCTCCTAATGTGGTTTGTCCAAGGAATCATGATTATACAAACAACGCCGAGGCTTTTGTGTTTTTCAGTTGGTGTCGAAAAAACTATTTTCGGAATTTATTTGATCGATCCAAAATCAGATTTTTCACAATCTCCAATTCTTCGATCGACTATATCCGTTAGCTcgtttcaattaatatatttctCATTAATTAGTCCAATacactattttattaacatccttatatacatatatatatatataagtaaaattaaAGATCGCATATGCAAAGTATAAAATATGGTTtctactagtttttttttttttttttgaacacctgTTTCTACTAGTATATCTTCAGTTAATTACATAACCAGAATTAGTTAGTCCTCCAACCGAAAGTTTGTTGAAATCtgcataaattaattttgatttatgtaaAGCTTACATTTTTTCTGCCACTGTAATCAAACCATTCATCTGGAGTATTTCTCGGTTTTTAATTACCTTAGCTCTGACAGATTAAGAATACACTAGAGAACACATGGAGCAGATGCACGTCTCCGTGTAATTAAGTAGATGTATACATGCGTCTAACATACTAATTGGAGCATATCCCTGCAAAAAGAAGGATCTCTTAAGCAAAAAATACAGGAAGAATccacaaaataacaaaaatcgtATGCACAAGTCGCcaaataagaaatatttttggtGGATTTTTTCAACTGTTCGCGGATTCCACTGATACGTGGCAGTCCgcggttgatttttttttaatttttttttttaatcagacgaaaaaaaataataataataagaaatccATTAAGGGTGTgtgataatgatgctcttagtaATGTATACATTTACAGTTCTAAGAGAATAGTAATGAGTAATGTTATACATTTGCATTCTAAAAGCATGATTAATGGATGTTTTTACGATGAGATTCTTAGTGTAATATAAAAAACGTGTTCCATATTAGAAAGTGTCAAATCTTGTTTTAAAATCTTCAAATGGATCTTTCCTgctaatcatgctctaagagaGGGTTTCAGGCAAACGCACTAAAAAGAGTTTTGTTCCCTTGTAGGAAAAAACAGAAAGGTGTTACGTGTAAAATGTCAAGATATATATCATCccaataattagaatatttattaTACATGTATGATGAGAATAAGACAGTTCTAAGTTATCTGGCTTGGTATCATAAAAAACAAGTTAAGagcattaaaacaattaattagtcaaaaaaaaaaattagtcaaaaaaaaaagcattaaaacaattatataaatatttcaccaaaaaaaaattatataaataataatttctgaAGGAACTGATCAATTATTTTGAGTCATAAGATTCGTCTCTTTTTCGTGTTGACAGgcaatattataaattttcatcTACTGATCACATGAACACTAGCAATGGAGATAACATAATCAAATTCAACCCACCACCTCCTCTTTTCTAATCGAATTTATGAATTATAATTCATATGCTTAAAAAATGATAAGTAAAAAGGCAACAGCACAGGCGACTTTACGTTCTGACGTGTTGCTTATGATTAATCAAATCGGTCGGTCGAATGAATAAATCTATAAGTCAAACAAATTGTAAAGGTTGAATCatgtagatttgtttttgaATGAAATGTGGATTTCAATTTCAACTTCACTTTGTCGCAAGTAGAAAGAAAATCTACATTtagtctatatatatagtaaaaagttatttgcttgtttttttaggaaaaatttattaaataaacatCAAATATCTCCTTCTCTCAACTAGTTCAACGTAGTGTAGTTGGTTTATTGAAGACTTCTTTAGTAAAATgacaaatcataaaaaaaatctcgaaGACGTGAAGAAAACTAGACTGGGTTTGGAAATAGATCTATTTTTCACTGTTCAAACGATGTGAAGATGAAAAATAGAAATAGTGAACTAAATTAAGAgggaaaaataaaaacagatcTCTAATTCTAAAGCTTCTATTCGAACGACATCTTATCACCATCACATGCATGCATTTAAGTTTTTGACTTGTACTATTACTTTCCTTACACGAAACTTGTTCCCATCTTCTCTTTTTCAACATAGCCAAGAAGCAAACTTGTCGAGACTTCACTGATGAGTTTTCGAAACAACAAGATTATATTACAATAATAGCTTAAGTCAAGTCCAAAGAGATTCTTGCTTCAGAGGGTCTTGCATTTGCATCTGCATTTGCATACTGTTTGGAGAAGCAAAGTTAGAGTTGAACTGCCGGGAAGACATAGCATAACCCAAGTTGTTATTACTGTTGTTGTTGCAGTTATCGATGTTGTTGTGTAGCAAGAGAATTTTATCGTCTTGGTCTAGTTCAAGTATTTGATGATGAGACTGTAAATTTGGCTCCTGTTGCATCTGGATGCAGAGAATCTCGGCCTGAGCTACTGCTAGTTGCATTTGAAGCTGTGAGACTTGATTTTGCAAGTAAGAGATTGCTCCTACGCAGCCATATACTGGATCTCTTACTCGTGCGTTTGCTTCGAAAACCAGACTATTCACCGCGTCAGCTCTTTGATGAACCGGTAGCTCCTGTAACAATTTGTACCAACCATGTAaccatttttgtatataaacgaAGTTGCCATTATTAATTCTTATGTGTTCATATAGTTTTTAAGCATAATTCGTCAAACAGTTCAAcgtaaatctatactattaaagaaGCATATGCAAAGAATGTTGAAAGCTTTCAACGGAATAATCTTTCAtggaagaaaaaataataatatataatatagttactGGCAAATAGGAACGAATGGAACCTGCAACATTTTGCTGACGTTGCTTGCGCCGAAGACCTTATGAACAATGGCGAATTTGTGAGGATCGTCAGGAGGGAAATAAGGTGCAAATATGCAATCTTTTGCACAGCGTCGTCGAAGAAGCTTACACGAAGCACATGGTGATGATCCAGGACCTCCCATCTCTACTTTTATCACTGTCACGCCGGTCTTAGTTAACAAAGTAATTAAGTCGAATATTTACAGCTTAAGGATAGAGTTCTCTTTAAGTTTGTGAATATAGAAGGAAGAAATGAAAGCTTAGAGCTAAAGGAGATTGTCCGAGAGGTGTGtatttataatagttttttcAAGGCTTTGTAGGGAGCGAGCTAGGTTGGTGTTCACATGTGTTcatttaattttaacatttaaatgTTTGGCTTATAATAGTGTCTAAATAAGAAGTtacaattattaattaaatttaattaggAAATCAACCATCCTTAGTTATTTTTTGTTCTTCAGCGACAAAGTTATAttgcttttgtttttcatttatcatttttcgtTTCTTTGTACATATTCTTTTGCTGGATCTATTTAGGTTTTGGCCATAAAATTGCTCCAACATCTTTTTTCTAGTTGTAGCTGAATGTTCTTTGTACATAAGTGGGGTTTACAACCTAGTGATGTATTTCATTCTACAATTAGGGGATGTATTCAATTAAAAGTTTTAGGTGATTTATGTGAAAATGAAAAATCCACCgttattgaaacatgaatttaaaaaactcatttaaaatctagtgttattgaacttgacattttataaagtactataaaatccactgttattgaaaatattttaagttgtggagttttaaagttttaaagtgATTTTAGAGTGTTTAGGTGgaatttcttaattaaaaaaattaaaactcaaatctcatggttttaggtgatattttagaatagtttaacaaaaatcattttattttctgtaatttcttaaaatcatctaaaacctcgttaaaaaataaattacctCAAATTTTAGATTGAATACACCCCATTTAGTTGTAATCTTATATGCTGATTTATGCAGAGTTTGAATATCCTTTTTATACAAAATACGTATTTTTCCTCAAAACATCCATAATTTGGACTATAGGATGAGAATACATACACATTACACGTTAATAGCCGATGGCATTAAAAAGGACGTGTTCAATGACGTTTTGACTCTGAGTGATAGGTACTGAGTGAGAACAATAGGGTGAATTAGGAAAACGGAGTGAGCACCGCAAAGGTGCGTGTTAGGTTGGCGTCCAATGCAATTTAAGAAGTATCCCCACGTTGTCATTTGACTCTTCCCTTTTTTTAACACACGACAGTCGTATACTACTAACCTCTTATATTTCTTTATTCagtatcatttataaaaatatgtcaaaaatattaatagtttctggatatctatattttttttttaagtcgaGGAAGGTCAGATGGGTGGGttacaagaaaatatatttagtatattgaatctaacctatactaaaaggagaaTAAGCCAAAGCTCAAGACATCCACGTAGGATTAATAAAATCATCCGATCATAAACATTTATTTGACCACGTCAGCACTGCTCTGTCGACTTAGAATCGGGCATTCAAATGGGCTTCTAAATTTCGAAATGGCCCAGCCTTTTCCTTCCCAGCTTGATTGTCCCAGACCTTTACACTTCGTCTTCGTCGTTTCAACTCTCTAATATTCACCGTTACCACGATCACTCTAAATGATTCAATATGTTCTTTACTCCTTTCTTTATGATTTTGTTTAATCTCCTTTGTTTCTCTTTCTATATAAAGCCCTTTTACATCAACCAAAATCTACAGCCTCCAAAGCTAGGTTCAGGTTTCATTCGATCAAATAGTTCAATGCGAACAGCGACAGGAGAGCCGATCTATATGGTAAATCTAATATATAGTTCGTTGATAATGTATTCCTCTCTCTGTAGGTGTTAGCTTCAATTATCTGACTTAATAGCTGAGGCAAA
Protein-coding regions in this window:
- the LOC106437604 gene encoding LOB domain-containing protein 12-like; this encodes MGGPGSSPCASCKLLRRRCAKDCIFAPYFPPDDPHKFAIVHKVFGASNVSKMLQELPVHQRADAVNSLVFEANARVRDPVYGCVGAISYLQNQVSQLQMQLAVAQAEILCIQMQQEPNLQSHHQILELDQDDKILLLHNNIDNCNNNSNNNLGYAMSSRQFNSNFASPNSMQMQMQMQDPLKQESLWT